The following coding sequences are from one Rathayibacter sp. SW19 window:
- a CDS encoding RNA polymerase sigma factor: protein MKKPFEQLVTQHGATVLRVCRAVVGPVDADDAWSETFLAALRAYPSLPEDANVQAWLVTIAHRKAIDITRARARHAVPVENVPERASTIGIPDAGDLDLWIAVGELPMKQRHAVAYHYLGGLPYAEVASILGGSPDAARRAAADGVKALRASVGRMTKGEVR from the coding sequence ATGAAAAAGCCATTCGAGCAGCTCGTCACACAGCACGGTGCCACTGTGCTGCGCGTGTGCCGCGCCGTGGTCGGGCCGGTGGATGCCGACGACGCCTGGTCAGAGACGTTTCTGGCCGCGCTGAGGGCCTATCCGTCGCTGCCTGAGGATGCGAACGTGCAGGCCTGGCTGGTCACGATCGCGCATCGCAAGGCCATTGACATCACCCGGGCGCGCGCCCGCCACGCCGTGCCCGTTGAGAACGTGCCCGAGCGTGCCTCGACGATCGGCATTCCGGATGCGGGCGATCTCGACCTGTGGATCGCCGTCGGCGAGCTCCCGATGAAGCAGCGGCACGCGGTCGCGTACCACTACCTGGGCGGACTCCCCTATGCCGAGGTCGCCTCGATCCTAGGCGGCAGCCCGGATGCCGCGCGTCGCGCGGCCGCAGACGGGGTCAAGGCGCTGCGCGCATCCGTTGGTCGAATGACGAAAGGAGAGGTCCGATGA
- a CDS encoding methylated-DNA--[protein]-cysteine S-methyltransferase produces the protein MNATGDELTELTELTGLPELARELPEQLTEVDPQAVAHLHVLLEERAENAGVLDVAYRIIDSPVGPLLLAATPRGLVRVAYESEDHERVLERLAREVSPRILKAPRQLDGAARELDEYFAAQRSRFDLPLDFSLSHGFRRTVLGHLPEIAYGSTESYAQVAEAAGSPRAVRAVGSACATNPLPVIVPCHRVVRSNGSLGGYVGGLDAKRTLLALEHAGTRAA, from the coding sequence ATGAACGCAACTGGAGACGAACTGACCGAACTGACGGAACTGACCGGACTGCCCGAACTGGCGCGTGAGCTGCCCGAGCAACTGACCGAGGTCGACCCGCAGGCCGTCGCGCACCTGCACGTGCTTCTGGAAGAACGAGCCGAAAACGCCGGAGTGCTCGATGTCGCCTACCGGATCATTGACTCCCCGGTCGGCCCGCTGCTGCTGGCCGCAACGCCGCGTGGCCTCGTGCGCGTCGCGTACGAGAGCGAAGATCATGAGCGCGTGCTCGAACGGCTCGCGCGTGAGGTGAGTCCGCGCATCCTGAAGGCACCACGGCAGTTGGACGGCGCCGCCCGCGAACTGGACGAGTACTTCGCCGCGCAGCGGAGCCGGTTCGACCTGCCATTGGATTTCAGCCTTTCGCACGGCTTCCGTCGCACCGTGCTCGGCCACCTGCCCGAAATCGCCTACGGCAGCACCGAGAGCTATGCGCAGGTCGCAGAGGCTGCCGGCAGCCCACGCGCGGTGCGCGCAGTCGGTTCGGCCTGTGCCACAAACCCGCTGCCGGTCATCGTGCCATGTCACCGGGTGGTGCGCTCGAACGGGTCGCTCGGCGGCTACGTCGGCGGGCTGGATGCCAAGCGCACACTGCTCGCACTTGAGCACGCGGGAACCCGTGCCGCATGA
- a CDS encoding DNA-3-methyladenine glycosylase I — MNDPLALDDPVPGDRALGDPAASDLVTGDDSLARPVWASVDPLMREYYDTEWGMPVRDEHGMYERISLEAFQAGLSWATILRKRPAFRAAFADFDPDAVAAFTDADIVRLLADPGIVRNRLKIRAVITNAGATIALRKDGGLVDFVWSFQPDATPTPTSYADLATQSPESVALSKALRKRGFAFVGPTTMYALMEAVGIIDTHLMGSHRRGSSGVWPR, encoded by the coding sequence ATGAATGATCCACTTGCGCTCGACGATCCTGTGCCAGGCGATCGCGCGCTCGGCGATCCTGCGGCAAGCGATCTCGTGACAGGCGATGACAGTCTCGCGCGGCCGGTTTGGGCATCCGTTGACCCGCTGATGCGCGAGTACTACGACACCGAGTGGGGCATGCCGGTGCGCGACGAGCACGGCATGTACGAGCGGATCAGCTTGGAGGCGTTTCAGGCCGGCCTGTCCTGGGCGACGATTCTGCGCAAGCGTCCTGCGTTTCGTGCCGCGTTCGCGGATTTCGACCCGGATGCCGTCGCCGCCTTCACCGACGCCGACATTGTTCGTCTGCTCGCCGACCCCGGTATCGTGCGGAATCGACTCAAGATCCGTGCGGTTATCACGAACGCAGGCGCGACGATTGCGCTCCGCAAGGACGGCGGACTCGTCGACTTCGTGTGGTCTTTCCAACCGGATGCGACGCCAACGCCGACCTCATACGCGGACCTTGCGACGCAGTCGCCGGAGTCTGTCGCGCTGTCGAAGGCGCTGCGCAAACGCGGATTCGCGTTCGTCGGCCCGACGACGATGTACGCGCTGATGGAAGCGGTCGGCATCATCGATACGCATCTGATGGGCAGCCACCGGCGCGGCAGTTCGGGTGTGTGGCCGCGATAA
- a CDS encoding MaoC/PaaZ C-terminal domain-containing protein, giving the protein MPLYLEDLSAGQSFVSPGRTITEADVMSFAAWTNDNNQVHTDAEFAKATRYGQRIVHGMLGASLCLGLIARTGVFEGSAVALLGIDQWRFTAPIFIGDTVTCTVEILSARPTSKGDFGIVERQLTLRNQRGETVQEGRMDLMVARKQVAPAE; this is encoded by the coding sequence ATGCCGCTTTATCTGGAGGACCTGAGCGCCGGACAGTCGTTCGTCTCACCCGGTCGCACCATCACCGAGGCTGACGTGATGTCGTTCGCCGCGTGGACGAACGACAACAACCAGGTGCACACCGACGCGGAGTTCGCCAAGGCGACCCGCTATGGGCAGCGGATCGTGCACGGAATGCTCGGCGCATCCCTGTGTCTGGGGTTGATCGCCCGGACGGGCGTGTTCGAGGGCAGCGCGGTTGCGCTGCTGGGCATCGACCAGTGGCGGTTTACTGCACCGATCTTCATCGGGGACACCGTGACCTGCACGGTCGAGATCCTCTCCGCCCGCCCGACGAGCAAAGGTGATTTCGGCATCGTCGAGCGCCAGCTCACGTTGCGCAATCAGCGGGGCGAAACTGTGCAGGAGGGGCGGATGGACCTCATGGTGGCGCGGAAGCAAGTAGCACCGGCCGAGTAA
- a CDS encoding type II toxin-antitoxin system VapB family antitoxin, with protein MRRAEDLIGGRAMRTNIEIDDALLAQAQAATGATTKKEVVRLGLVTLVRLGQQAAVRELRGQLPWDGDLDELRRDAS; from the coding sequence GTGAGGCGAGCAGAGGACCTGATCGGAGGGCGCGCGATGCGCACGAACATCGAAATAGACGACGCTCTTCTCGCACAGGCGCAAGCGGCAACCGGGGCGACCACGAAGAAGGAGGTCGTTCGGCTCGGATTGGTGACGCTCGTGCGCCTGGGGCAACAAGCTGCGGTGCGCGAGCTTCGAGGGCAGCTGCCCTGGGATGGAGACCTTGACGAGTTGCGACGCGATGCCTCATGA
- the vapC gene encoding type II toxin-antitoxin system VapC family toxin, translating into MIVVDSSVWIDYFNGADSVAAGTLNELLGVERLAIGDLILTEVLQGFRSDPDFARARQALLSFTVFPMLGVDAALRAAENYRALRKRGVTVRKTADVIIASFCIENGHSLLFSDRDFLPFVRHLGLVRA; encoded by the coding sequence ATGATCGTCGTCGACTCGAGCGTCTGGATCGACTATTTCAACGGCGCAGACTCAGTAGCCGCCGGAACACTGAATGAATTGCTGGGCGTAGAACGGCTGGCAATCGGGGACCTGATCCTCACCGAGGTGCTTCAGGGTTTCCGTTCAGACCCCGACTTCGCTCGGGCGCGGCAGGCTCTGCTGTCATTCACCGTCTTCCCCATGCTCGGCGTGGATGCAGCGCTGCGCGCAGCGGAGAACTACCGAGCGTTGCGCAAACGTGGTGTGACCGTGCGCAAAACCGCTGACGTGATCATCGCCTCATTCTGCATTGAGAACGGACACAGCCTGTTATTCTCCGACCGCGATTTCCTGCCATTTGTGCGGCATCTCGGTTTGGTGCGCGCCTGA
- a CDS encoding DUF1918 domain-containing protein — translation MQATAGERILIRGKTVDNPDRHGEILEVRGEDGTPPYLVRFDDGHETLIYPGPDCVVERAS, via the coding sequence ATGCAAGCGACGGCAGGCGAGCGGATTCTCATTCGGGGCAAGACGGTGGACAACCCGGATCGACACGGCGAAATTCTTGAAGTGCGTGGGGAGGACGGCACCCCACCGTACCTTGTACGCTTCGACGACGGGCATGAGACGTTGATCTATCCGGGACCAGACTGCGTCGTCGAACGCGCCAGCTGA